In the genome of Leucobacter luti, one region contains:
- a CDS encoding DMT family transporter: MLLIQLSNALSVTAIAEVGPAGTAWLRMTIGGAILWLIARPRVRSIRRSDIPPLLGLGLVTGFMTTFFLAAVERIPLGTAVAIEFLGPLLVAGIASKKRGSLIWPLLAFVGVVLLTEPWHGEIDLIGVGFALAAGVCWGLYNVLTQRVGDRFSGISGLALTIPIAAVFTAAVGIPQVVTGNPAWWVLLLVAGIAVITPVISFGLEMLALRRMTHTAFGTLLAIEPAFGILIGLLVLSQSPTLMQLVGIAIVIFAGAAAQRGSARAPAHLGELERRRVDERARLGEVTRNLNLDREH, from the coding sequence ATGCTGCTGATCCAGCTCTCGAACGCGCTCTCGGTTACCGCGATTGCCGAGGTGGGGCCTGCTGGCACGGCCTGGCTCCGGATGACCATCGGCGGCGCGATCCTGTGGCTGATCGCGCGGCCGCGCGTGCGCTCGATCCGGCGCAGCGATATTCCACCGCTTCTGGGGCTCGGCCTCGTGACCGGATTCATGACCACGTTCTTTCTCGCGGCGGTGGAGCGCATTCCGCTCGGCACCGCGGTGGCGATCGAGTTCCTCGGGCCACTGCTGGTGGCGGGGATCGCGAGCAAGAAGCGCGGCTCACTGATCTGGCCGCTGCTTGCCTTCGTGGGCGTAGTGCTGCTCACCGAACCGTGGCACGGGGAGATTGACCTGATCGGCGTCGGCTTCGCGCTGGCAGCCGGCGTCTGCTGGGGACTCTACAACGTGCTCACCCAGCGCGTGGGTGATCGGTTTTCCGGGATCAGCGGCCTCGCGCTCACGATCCCGATCGCTGCCGTGTTTACCGCGGCCGTTGGCATCCCGCAGGTGGTGACGGGCAATCCCGCGTGGTGGGTGCTGCTGCTTGTCGCTGGGATCGCGGTGATTACCCCGGTGATCTCGTTCGGGCTCGAAATGCTCGCGCTGCGCCGAATGACGCACACCGCCTTCGGGACGCTACTGGCGATCGAACCGGCGTTCGGGATCCTGATCGGGCTCCTGGTGCTCAGCCAATCGCCGACGCTGATGCAACTCGTGGGGATCGCCATCGTGATTTTTGCCGGTGCCGCAGCTCAGCGTGGCAGTGCGCGGGCCCCCGCCCACCTCGGCGAACTTGAGCGCCGCCGCGTGGATGAGCGCGCGCGGCTGGGCGAGGTCACTCGGAACCTGAATCTCGATCGCGAGCACTGA
- a CDS encoding B3/4 domain-containing protein — protein sequence MAEPVDAAAFLDACRVDPAVQELRGDYRAVLIVVEGIVPERAPADPGAIDALVAAAEAHARALLAQLPVTELPHIAAWREAYQAFGAKPQRTRNSLEALTRRAESGLPRVNPLTDIYNAISVLHQIPLGGEDLLAYQGPAQLVRAAGDEPFDAIANGEATVEYPEPGEVIWRDNAGVTCRRWNWRQGRRTALTEQTTSALFICDSLAPMSAAALAAAADALTAALRGLGPDVRATRRVVTA from the coding sequence GTGGCTGAGCCGGTGGACGCCGCGGCCTTCCTCGATGCCTGCCGCGTGGATCCCGCAGTCCAGGAGCTCCGGGGAGACTACCGCGCCGTGCTCATCGTGGTCGAGGGCATCGTTCCGGAGCGCGCGCCTGCGGATCCCGGCGCGATCGACGCACTCGTGGCCGCAGCCGAGGCGCACGCGCGCGCACTCCTCGCGCAGCTGCCGGTGACCGAGCTGCCGCACATTGCTGCCTGGCGGGAGGCGTACCAGGCGTTTGGTGCGAAACCACAGCGCACCCGCAACAGCCTGGAAGCGCTGACGCGCCGCGCTGAAAGCGGCCTGCCCAGGGTGAACCCGCTCACCGATATCTACAACGCCATCTCGGTGCTGCACCAGATTCCACTCGGAGGGGAGGATCTGCTGGCTTACCAGGGGCCAGCCCAGTTGGTGCGTGCTGCTGGCGACGAGCCGTTCGACGCGATCGCCAATGGCGAAGCAACTGTCGAGTACCCGGAGCCGGGCGAGGTGATCTGGCGCGACAACGCCGGGGTGACCTGCCGGCGCTGGAACTGGCGGCAGGGGAGGCGCACCGCGCTCACCGAACAGACCACATCCGCGCTGTTCATCTGCGACAGTCTCGCGCCCATGAGCGCTGCCGCGCTCGCCGCAGCGGCGGACGCGCTCACGGCCGCGCTGCGCGGTCTCGGCCCCGATGTTCGGGCAACGCGTCGCGTGGTGACCGCGTGA
- a CDS encoding helix-turn-helix domain-containing protein has product MDTETEQLARVIGARVRQERKGRDLTLDELAAAAGVSRRMLVSVEQGAVNPSVGTLLRLSDALGVGLPALVEPPAQRAAKLVRAGTGAALWSGDLGGRGVLVAATAAPDVVELWDWTLAPHERHESEAHSDGTRELLQVQEGAIVVEVDGATHELQRGDALSFSGDTAHAYANPNPAGARFSLTVFEPGVGTRRQAEGPRG; this is encoded by the coding sequence GTGGACACGGAAACCGAACAGCTGGCGCGCGTCATCGGCGCGCGGGTGCGACAGGAACGCAAGGGTCGCGACCTCACCCTCGATGAGCTCGCGGCGGCCGCTGGAGTGAGCCGCCGCATGCTGGTGAGCGTGGAGCAGGGGGCGGTGAACCCGAGCGTTGGCACGCTACTGCGGCTCTCGGATGCACTCGGCGTCGGGCTGCCAGCACTCGTCGAGCCACCAGCGCAGCGCGCGGCGAAGCTCGTGCGCGCCGGGACGGGCGCAGCGCTCTGGAGCGGTGATCTTGGCGGCCGCGGGGTGCTCGTTGCCGCGACCGCGGCACCGGACGTGGTCGAGCTGTGGGACTGGACGCTCGCACCGCATGAGCGCCACGAGAGTGAGGCTCACAGTGATGGCACGCGTGAACTCTTGCAGGTGCAGGAGGGAGCGATAGTGGTCGAAGTGGACGGCGCGACACACGAACTGCAGCGCGGCGACGCCCTGAGTTTCTCTGGCGATACCGCGCACGCCTACGCCAATCCGAACCCGGCAGGTGCGCGGTTCTCGCTCACCGTGTTTGAACCGGGTGTTGGCACCCGGCGTCAGGCGGAGGGGCCTCGTGGCTGA
- a CDS encoding carbohydrate-binding domain-containing protein: MKRPVFPFIALALSAALLTGCTAVSGAGSGAAPSASSESASSGESTAATPAVSTTFTGDLSPTEVLAGNADYTTVNDDEWAASDAVEVVLSGSSAKTSSDAVAAADGTITISAAGVYRLSGTLDGQVVVAAPEDALVVLILDGVTITNSAGAAIDVQTADDVAISLAKGSTNAVSDAASYADDAEANAAIYAAADLTISGDGKLQVTANGNDGITSKDDLVILSGTVTVTAVDDALRGTDALVVEGGTLALTATGGDGLKSDQEGDETKGYILVSGGTIDITAGDDGVQAQTDTVITGGTLTVAATDDGVKGEVVLSIGGGDITVTESNEAVEAGNIGVFAGTVSLVSSDDGINASGNSATTDSQQSGPGGMGGGGMEDSGERLEISGGTITVDAEGDGIDSNGSLRVTGGDITVYGPTRSGNGALDSNGGITVTGGTIIAFSAGGMEETPGTESTLGWAMVSAQIAAGQEIELADASGAAVVSATAQKAASSVVIAAAGITVGESYTLVSGGAGGNELGTATAGEAAAGMGGGMGGPGGGQPGGFPQAG, from the coding sequence ATGAAACGACCAGTCTTCCCCTTCATTGCCCTCGCCCTGAGCGCGGCGCTCCTTACCGGCTGCACGGCAGTGTCGGGGGCCGGATCGGGCGCCGCGCCGTCGGCGAGCTCCGAGTCCGCCTCGTCTGGGGAATCCACCGCGGCAACACCGGCCGTCAGCACCACGTTTACCGGCGACCTCAGCCCCACTGAGGTGCTCGCGGGGAACGCGGATTACACGACGGTGAACGACGACGAGTGGGCGGCGAGCGACGCGGTTGAGGTTGTGCTGAGCGGGTCGAGCGCAAAGACCAGCTCGGACGCGGTTGCGGCGGCAGACGGCACCATCACCATTTCTGCTGCTGGCGTCTACCGGCTCAGCGGCACGCTCGACGGGCAGGTGGTGGTCGCGGCCCCGGAGGACGCGCTCGTCGTGCTGATCCTCGACGGTGTCACCATCACGAACTCCGCTGGCGCGGCGATCGACGTGCAGACCGCCGACGACGTGGCGATCTCGCTCGCCAAGGGCAGCACAAACGCGGTGTCAGATGCGGCCTCATACGCGGACGACGCTGAGGCAAACGCCGCCATCTACGCCGCGGCCGACCTCACGATCTCGGGAGACGGCAAGCTGCAGGTGACGGCGAACGGCAACGACGGGATCACGAGCAAGGATGATCTGGTGATCCTCTCCGGCACGGTCACGGTGACCGCGGTTGATGACGCGCTGCGCGGCACAGACGCGCTCGTGGTGGAGGGCGGCACTCTGGCGCTCACGGCTACCGGAGGCGACGGGCTGAAGAGTGACCAGGAGGGCGACGAGACGAAGGGATACATTCTCGTGAGCGGCGGGACGATCGACATCACCGCTGGCGATGACGGTGTGCAGGCGCAGACTGACACGGTGATCACCGGCGGCACGCTCACTGTCGCTGCTACCGACGACGGCGTGAAGGGTGAGGTCGTGCTCTCGATCGGCGGCGGCGACATCACCGTGACCGAGTCGAACGAGGCAGTGGAGGCAGGCAATATCGGCGTCTTCGCCGGCACAGTTTCCCTGGTCTCCTCCGACGATGGGATCAACGCATCGGGCAACAGCGCGACCACGGATTCCCAGCAGTCCGGCCCAGGTGGCATGGGTGGCGGTGGGATGGAGGACTCGGGCGAGCGGCTGGAAATCTCAGGCGGCACCATCACCGTCGATGCAGAGGGCGACGGCATCGACTCGAACGGCTCCCTGCGCGTCACCGGCGGCGACATCACCGTCTATGGACCGACACGCAGCGGCAACGGTGCGCTCGACTCGAACGGGGGGATCACCGTGACCGGCGGCACAATCATCGCGTTCAGTGCTGGCGGGATGGAGGAGACACCCGGCACCGAATCGACACTCGGCTGGGCGATGGTGAGCGCGCAGATCGCAGCGGGGCAGGAGATCGAGTTGGCCGATGCCTCCGGTGCGGCAGTGGTGTCCGCAACCGCGCAGAAGGCGGCGAGCTCAGTGGTGATCGCGGCGGCAGGGATCACAGTGGGCGAGAGCTACACGCTGGTGTCGGGCGGCGCCGGCGGCAACGAGCTCGGCACGGCGACCGCCGGCGAGGCGGCGGCCGGGATGGGCGGAGGTATGGGCGGCCCCGGCGGCGGGCAGCCAGGCGGATTTCCCCAGGCCGGCTAG
- a CDS encoding polyphosphate polymerase domain-containing protein translates to MTSVHPGAAPAAFTTAVASAAPVAEELAPLDCLARLAPISLDELVSEAELLTRVDRKYLIPVATATALLERIDSRARVLEIDGRRDFSYDSVYFDTPDHLSFRLTAQRRRRRFKLRTRSYLDTGSTFLELKTKSGRGTTVKERVAYAPTDRATLTAAGRRYVAAQFTHHGHDAALVATLRPTLVSQYQRTTLLMPEGSRATIDTRLRWSDGTDLGGAVACGIGLPDHVILESKSAGRASELDRALWRAGYRPSGISKFGTGTAALHPELPSNKWARTLAGPFATATPLSMSRLPAPTHPVSSTQQFHLPAQRIAS, encoded by the coding sequence ATGACCTCCGTGCACCCTGGGGCTGCACCCGCCGCATTCACCACAGCTGTGGCATCTGCTGCACCCGTGGCAGAGGAACTCGCCCCACTCGACTGCCTGGCCCGGCTCGCGCCGATCTCGCTCGATGAACTTGTGTCCGAGGCCGAACTGCTGACTCGAGTCGATCGGAAATACCTGATCCCCGTTGCAACCGCCACTGCGCTGCTCGAGCGTATTGACTCGCGCGCTCGCGTCCTCGAGATCGACGGCCGGCGCGACTTCTCCTACGACTCGGTGTACTTCGATACCCCGGATCACCTGAGCTTCAGGCTCACCGCCCAGCGCCGCAGGCGCAGGTTTAAGCTCCGCACCCGCAGCTACCTCGACACTGGATCGACGTTCCTGGAACTCAAAACCAAGAGTGGCCGGGGCACCACGGTGAAGGAGCGAGTCGCATACGCGCCGACGGACCGCGCGACGCTCACGGCTGCGGGCCGGAGGTACGTCGCCGCGCAGTTCACACACCACGGCCACGATGCCGCGCTCGTTGCTACCCTGCGGCCGACGCTGGTGAGCCAATACCAGCGCACCACGCTGCTCATGCCGGAGGGGAGCCGCGCCACGATTGATACGCGGCTGCGCTGGAGCGACGGCACGGATCTTGGCGGTGCGGTTGCGTGCGGGATCGGGCTGCCTGATCACGTGATCCTCGAGTCGAAGTCCGCCGGCCGCGCGAGCGAGCTGGATCGCGCACTCTGGCGTGCTGGCTACCGCCCCAGCGGGATCAGCAAGTTTGGCACCGGCACCGCTGCCCTGCACCCCGAATTGCCCAGCAATAAGTGGGCGCGCACGCTTGCCGGTCCGTTCGCGACGGCCACCCCGCTCAGCATGTCGCGGCTCCCCGCGCCAACTCACCCCGTGTCCTCCACCCAGCAGTTCCACCTCCCAGCGCAAAGGATCGCATCATGA
- a CDS encoding DUF4956 domain-containing protein: MNTPDFILIAVDLVAALILACGLYYPRHRRRDLVVAFLGVNVGVLAVTSVLGSAEIAAGLGLGLFGVLSIIRLRSSEISQREVAYYFAALAMGLIGGLSQSNVIIPTGLIALIVVVLWAVDHPAVLANSRHQVVRLDRAIADERELREELEARLGATVTAITVQQLDLVNDSTLVDVRFRLDTAAKREKRRDPALVATAGVER, translated from the coding sequence GTGAACACCCCCGATTTCATCCTCATCGCTGTCGACCTCGTCGCGGCCCTGATCCTCGCCTGTGGCCTCTACTATCCGCGGCACCGCAGGCGCGACCTCGTTGTCGCGTTCCTTGGTGTGAACGTTGGAGTGCTCGCCGTCACGAGCGTGCTGGGATCGGCAGAGATCGCAGCGGGCCTCGGCCTGGGACTCTTCGGCGTGCTGTCTATCATCCGGCTCCGCTCCTCCGAGATCTCGCAGCGCGAGGTGGCGTACTACTTCGCGGCGCTCGCGATGGGGCTGATCGGCGGGCTGTCCCAGAGCAACGTGATCATCCCAACCGGCCTCATCGCCCTCATCGTGGTGGTGCTGTGGGCGGTGGATCACCCGGCCGTGCTCGCGAACAGCCGGCACCAAGTGGTGCGTCTCGACCGGGCAATTGCCGACGAGCGGGAGCTGCGCGAAGAATTGGAGGCGCGGCTGGGGGCCACGGTCACCGCGATTACCGTGCAGCAGCTGGACCTCGTGAACGACTCGACGCTGGTGGATGTGCGCTTCCGCCTGGACACTGCGGCGAAGCGTGAGAAGCGGCGCGATCCGGCACTAGTCGCGACGGCTGGAGTCGAGCGATGA
- a CDS encoding bifunctional glycosyltransferase family 2/GtrA family protein — translation MIALIPAYEPAEHLPTLVTALAAADPGLGIVVVDDGSGPAYASIFARAAAAGATILRHDRNLGKGAALKTGLAHVHGVAPSEGVVSADADGQHTCADIVAVADRVRALGERDGRTLVLGCRTFDGAVPLRSRLGNDISRRLFRAAAGWPLSDTQTGLRGFPAALVPWLIGLPGERFEYEQRMLLGLHGAGFTAEEIPIATVYLAGNESSHFRPVLDSVRVTLPTLVFAASSLLGFAVDTIALFLLQAATGALVPSIIAARLVSASVNFFVNRRVVFLRRGREGMWRQLGSYVLLAAVLLASNIVWLSYLTGIGMSLWGAKLLTEIVLFCTSYRTQRSSVFAPAYRAGGISRTAVADSSPHTAC, via the coding sequence GTGATCGCACTCATCCCCGCCTACGAGCCGGCAGAACACCTCCCGACGCTCGTCACCGCGCTCGCCGCAGCCGATCCCGGGCTCGGGATCGTGGTTGTCGACGACGGATCGGGCCCCGCCTACGCCTCAATCTTCGCCAGGGCGGCCGCGGCTGGCGCCACGATCCTCCGCCACGATCGCAACCTGGGCAAAGGAGCCGCGCTCAAGACCGGGCTCGCTCACGTGCACGGGGTCGCACCGTCCGAGGGTGTGGTGTCGGCCGACGCGGATGGGCAGCACACCTGCGCCGACATCGTGGCGGTGGCGGATCGCGTCCGCGCCCTCGGCGAGCGCGACGGTCGAACACTGGTGCTCGGCTGCCGCACCTTCGACGGCGCTGTCCCGCTGCGCAGCCGCCTGGGCAACGACATCTCCCGCAGGCTGTTTCGAGCGGCTGCCGGGTGGCCGCTTTCGGACACCCAAACCGGGCTGCGCGGGTTCCCCGCTGCGCTGGTGCCGTGGCTGATCGGTCTGCCTGGCGAGCGGTTTGAGTACGAGCAGCGGATGTTGCTGGGACTGCACGGGGCCGGCTTCACGGCCGAGGAGATCCCGATCGCGACCGTGTATCTCGCGGGCAACGAGTCGAGCCACTTTCGGCCAGTGCTCGATTCCGTGCGGGTAACGCTGCCGACGCTGGTGTTCGCAGCGTCCTCGCTGCTCGGCTTCGCCGTCGACACGATCGCGCTGTTCCTGTTGCAGGCGGCCACGGGTGCCCTCGTCCCGTCGATCATCGCGGCCAGGCTGGTGAGCGCGAGCGTCAACTTCTTCGTGAACCGGCGCGTGGTGTTTCTTCGGCGTGGGCGTGAAGGAATGTGGCGGCAGCTCGGCTCCTACGTGTTGCTTGCTGCCGTGCTGCTCGCCTCCAACATCGTGTGGCTGTCGTACCTCACGGGGATCGGGATGTCGCTCTGGGGCGCCAAGCTCCTTACCGAAATCGTGCTCTTCTGCACGAGCTACCGCACGCAGCGCTCCTCAGTCTTCGCCCCGGCGTACCGCGCTGGCGGTATCTCTCGTACAGCGGTGGCGGACTCTTCGCCTCACACCGCCTGTTGA
- a CDS encoding DUF1214 domain-containing protein — MTAIPVNVHNFNRAESDLMFSRLAAGTGLGAWNHTYDLKPLDDQPIIRQNRDTLYSSAIVDVRDGVTVTLPDTGDRYISVWVINQDHYGPVILSEEGDHVLTRELVGTDYAALIVRILVDPNSPEDITEVNRLQDALTLVGGGSGAYPLPEYDAQSQAETRDAILVLARGVSKYDHSFGTAAEVDPIMHLLGTASGWGGLPEYEATYISVDENLPVAEYRLRLTDVPVDAFWSVSLYNAAGYFEENTLGVNSINSLTATPDADGGVTIRFGVELDGAANALPIMPGWNYVLRLYRPRPEVLDGSWTAPRPEAL, encoded by the coding sequence ATGACCGCAATCCCCGTCAACGTCCACAACTTCAACCGCGCGGAGAGCGATCTGATGTTCTCCCGCCTCGCAGCCGGCACAGGACTGGGGGCGTGGAATCACACGTATGACCTCAAGCCGCTCGACGATCAGCCGATCATCCGCCAGAACCGGGACACGCTCTACAGCAGTGCGATCGTTGACGTCCGCGATGGTGTGACGGTCACCCTGCCGGACACCGGCGACCGCTACATCTCGGTCTGGGTCATCAACCAGGATCACTACGGTCCGGTGATCTTGAGCGAGGAGGGCGATCACGTCCTCACCCGCGAGCTCGTGGGCACGGACTACGCCGCCCTGATCGTTCGTATCCTCGTCGATCCGAACAGCCCAGAAGACATCACCGAGGTCAACCGGCTGCAGGACGCGCTCACCCTCGTTGGCGGCGGATCTGGCGCGTACCCGCTGCCCGAGTACGACGCGCAGTCGCAGGCCGAGACGCGCGACGCGATCCTCGTGCTTGCTCGTGGCGTGAGTAAGTACGACCACTCCTTCGGCACCGCAGCTGAGGTGGACCCGATCATGCACCTGCTCGGCACTGCTTCCGGGTGGGGCGGCCTGCCTGAGTATGAGGCGACCTACATTAGCGTCGACGAGAACCTGCCCGTCGCTGAGTACCGGCTGCGGCTCACGGACGTCCCGGTCGACGCGTTCTGGTCCGTCTCGCTCTATAACGCTGCGGGGTACTTCGAGGAGAACACACTCGGCGTCAACAGCATCAACAGCCTCACGGCGACGCCGGACGCGGACGGTGGGGTGACGATCCGCTTCGGTGTGGAGCTCGACGGCGCCGCGAACGCCCTCCCGATCATGCCCGGCTGGAACTACGTGCTGCGGCTGTATCGTCCGCGCCCCGAGGTGCTCGACGGCAGCTGGACCGCACCGCGGCCAGAGGCGCTGTAG
- a CDS encoding GAP family protein: MLGTVIGELLPITLAIAISPMALISVILMLLSPNARRTGPGFLLGWTVGIAVPLIIFVFFAGLLPAHESSDGPNVTRAIVQFVLAALLLLLAAAQWRRRPKPGADPALPKWMAAIDSFGFGRAFGLGILLSGPRPKNLLVAASAGVTIGGAGMSVSAEAIAMAVFVVCAASTVLIPVIAFAVASDRLRAPLETLHSWLARENVVITTLLLLVIGVLMLGKGIAAL, from the coding sequence GTGCTGGGAACTGTTATCGGGGAGCTCCTCCCCATCACGCTCGCCATCGCGATCAGTCCGATGGCACTGATCTCGGTGATTCTGATGCTGCTCTCACCCAACGCGAGGCGCACCGGCCCCGGCTTCTTGCTCGGGTGGACCGTCGGCATCGCGGTCCCACTCATCATCTTTGTGTTCTTCGCCGGGTTGCTCCCCGCCCACGAGTCTTCCGACGGCCCCAACGTCACGCGCGCCATCGTGCAGTTCGTGCTCGCTGCCCTGTTGCTCCTGCTCGCCGCGGCCCAGTGGCGCAGGCGCCCGAAGCCGGGAGCCGATCCGGCACTGCCCAAGTGGATGGCCGCGATCGACTCCTTCGGCTTCGGTCGCGCCTTCGGCCTCGGGATCCTGCTCTCCGGCCCGCGCCCCAAGAACCTCCTCGTCGCCGCCAGTGCCGGCGTCACCATCGGCGGCGCTGGGATGTCCGTGTCGGCCGAAGCCATTGCGATGGCCGTCTTCGTGGTGTGCGCGGCATCCACTGTGCTGATCCCCGTGATCGCATTCGCAGTGGCATCGGACCGCCTGCGTGCCCCGCTCGAGACGCTGCACAGCTGGCTCGCGCGCGAGAACGTGGTGATCACCACGCTGCTGCTGCTCGTGATCGGCGTGCTCATGCTCGGCAAGGGAATCGCCGCACTGTGA
- a CDS encoding LuxR family transcriptional regulator: MIAAIRGALASGERERATSMLRQNWLRLLLESHTSELERLCIDFPDPHDPHLLLIRACCRDLAGDPHGAAFLRGQGLRTAADDFVACFTNLLLAPDNSTKAAIADRAKLALSECGPEDDYPSALFLLGWTEIRLRRNIPEAISLLRSASEEARLQSRDATFRLAQSNLAFALTHAGAFSEAERILDGLDALPEAVETADWDRFEGGLRPSTRGTIAFWRGEYEAAATQLRSIVSTEAPGTNFEAQARLYLILTLIALQQKERYREAAELLQGVSTADKHGVPWGTLRRVVAAWLAYAEGQPAVALRLAAPAVTRTGAPVAHALLGELYQRLDQADLARQALRHATATPPPRYALVSTLVTSAALSSVAGRGQQAHEFLDRALEAAAPERTLSPFLAPDPTVSDLLSAHTPGGTVQERVLRDVFARRDAVSQVVTGVLTQREREILGYLRTTMTADEIAAQLRVAYPTVKTHIRAIYRKLGVTTRRAAVRAVDAGEMGDLRVQVSGPSGREVVGS, from the coding sequence ATGATTGCAGCCATCCGGGGGGCCCTGGCATCAGGAGAGCGAGAGCGTGCCACGAGCATGCTGCGCCAGAATTGGTTACGGCTACTGCTGGAATCACACACGAGCGAGCTCGAGCGGCTCTGCATTGACTTCCCGGATCCGCATGATCCGCACCTGCTCCTGATCCGGGCCTGCTGTCGCGATCTCGCAGGTGACCCGCACGGTGCGGCGTTTCTGCGCGGCCAGGGGCTGCGCACGGCGGCCGACGACTTCGTCGCCTGCTTCACGAACCTGCTGCTCGCGCCGGACAATTCAACGAAGGCGGCGATTGCGGACCGGGCCAAGCTCGCGCTGTCGGAGTGCGGGCCAGAAGACGACTACCCGTCGGCGCTCTTCCTACTCGGGTGGACGGAAATCCGGCTCAGGCGCAACATTCCGGAGGCAATCTCGCTGCTGCGCTCGGCCAGCGAGGAGGCCAGACTGCAGTCGCGAGACGCGACGTTCCGGCTCGCGCAGTCGAATCTCGCGTTCGCGTTGACCCACGCCGGGGCATTTTCAGAGGCGGAGCGGATCCTGGACGGACTCGATGCGCTCCCAGAGGCCGTGGAGACCGCCGATTGGGATCGCTTCGAGGGAGGTCTCAGGCCCTCCACCCGCGGCACGATTGCGTTTTGGCGCGGGGAATACGAAGCGGCCGCCACCCAGCTGCGGTCGATTGTGAGCACTGAGGCGCCAGGCACCAACTTTGAGGCACAAGCGCGGCTCTATTTGATCCTGACACTGATCGCACTGCAGCAGAAGGAGCGCTACCGCGAGGCCGCTGAGCTCCTGCAGGGGGTGAGCACCGCGGATAAACACGGGGTGCCGTGGGGCACGCTGCGCCGGGTGGTGGCGGCCTGGCTCGCCTATGCCGAGGGCCAGCCGGCGGTGGCGCTGCGGCTGGCGGCGCCGGCGGTGACACGCACTGGCGCGCCAGTGGCACACGCGCTGCTGGGCGAGCTGTATCAGCGACTGGATCAGGCTGATCTGGCGCGGCAGGCGCTGCGGCACGCAACGGCTACACCGCCGCCGCGCTACGCGCTGGTGAGCACGCTCGTCACCTCGGCGGCCCTGAGCTCCGTGGCGGGGCGCGGGCAGCAGGCGCACGAGTTTCTGGACCGCGCGCTCGAGGCGGCCGCGCCGGAGCGGACCCTCAGCCCGTTCCTCGCCCCCGATCCGACAGTGAGCGACCTGCTGAGCGCCCACACTCCCGGTGGGACGGTGCAGGAGCGCGTGCTCCGGGACGTATTCGCGCGGCGGGACGCAGTGTCTCAGGTGGTCACGGGAGTGCTGACACAGCGCGAGCGGGAGATCCTCGGCTATCTCCGCACCACCATGACCGCCGACGAGATCGCCGCGCAGCTCCGTGTCGCGTACCCAACGGTCAAGACACACATTCGCGCGATCTACCGCAAGCTCGGCGTGACCACCCGCCGCGCGGCGGTGCGGGCGGTGGATGCCGGGGAGATGGGCGATCTCCGCGTCCAGGTCTCCGGGCCGTCGGGCCGTGAGGTTGTGGGGTCATAG
- a CDS encoding DNA-3-methyladenine glycosylase I, with the protein MQETGRNPTARQEPGKQQPDPGIVIGDDGLARPVWAATDPLMREYYDTEWGVPVRDEQGLFERISLEAFQAGLSWATILRKRPAFREAFDGFDPDVIAQYDDDKIERLMSDAGIVRNRAKILAAITNANATIRLRDHTGLVEFVWSFQPAETPRPCTFAEIPTKSPESLALSKALRKEGFAFVGPTTMYALMEAIGIVDTHLLGSHRRGTSGVWPE; encoded by the coding sequence ATGCAGGAGACCGGACGAAACCCCACGGCACGACAGGAACCGGGAAAGCAGCAGCCAGATCCGGGCATTGTGATCGGCGACGACGGGCTCGCCCGCCCAGTCTGGGCCGCGACCGACCCTCTCATGCGTGAGTACTACGACACCGAGTGGGGTGTTCCGGTGCGCGACGAGCAGGGCCTGTTCGAGCGGATCAGCCTGGAAGCATTCCAAGCGGGGCTTTCGTGGGCGACGATTCTGCGGAAGCGGCCAGCCTTCCGCGAAGCATTCGACGGCTTCGACCCGGATGTCATCGCGCAGTACGACGATGACAAGATCGAGCGGCTGATGAGCGACGCGGGTATCGTGCGGAATCGGGCCAAGATCCTGGCCGCGATCACCAATGCCAACGCCACGATCCGGCTCCGAGACCACACCGGTCTCGTCGAGTTTGTGTGGTCGTTCCAGCCAGCTGAGACGCCACGACCATGCACCTTCGCGGAGATTCCCACGAAATCGCCTGAATCGCTCGCGCTCTCAAAAGCACTGCGCAAGGAGGGTTTCGCATTCGTCGGACCCACCACGATGTACGCGCTCATGGAAGCCATCGGTATCGTCGACACCCACCTGCTCGGTTCACACCGCCGAGGCACGTCCGGCGTCTGGCCGGAGTAG